The genomic DNA TGACATCCAGCGTGCGCAGCCGCTCCACAACGAGTCGACCGATCTGCCCCAGCGAAAGCAGCCCAACGGTCGTCCCGAATGTGCCGGGCACATTGTCGCGATCGTACGTTTCGTAGGTGTGTGTGTGGTTAAACCATGTGCTCCGAATCGGCTGATAGGCATGCTTCAGGCACATGATAACCTGCGCAAAAGTAAACTCCGCCACCGGCAAAGCATTTGCGCCCCAGGCGCTGAATAAACGAATGCCACTCTCCCAGAAAGCCCCAGTCGTGAATGCCTTGACCGAACCGGCCGCATAAAAAACCGCTTTCAAATTTGGAGTCTGCGCCAGGAAATCAGCATCGAGCACCGGCATACCCCACGTGCCAAAAATGTAGTCCGCCTCCGCAAATTCTGAAGCTGGCGGCGGTATCCGATTCACACGACGTGCCTTCGTAATGCTGAAACGCTCTTCCAGCATCGCGCATTCCTGCGGCCCGTAGACCACGTCTATTCGGTTATCAACTCCGGTGATGACAGCTTGTTGCATTCGGGGGACTATGACAAAACGCGGTAGGTATGCGAAGCCGGAAATGCGTTAATCGTAGTGAAATAGGTTGATTTATTCAGTCGGCAATACTGGCAAGACGCCCGCCAATGCACCCCAAGGCAGTTCGTGCGGGTGGACCCCCATCTTGGCCGACAACGCCGCCGCCAGGCCTGCTGCCTCGCCCATCGTTACAGCCTCCCCCGTCACCCGGTAACTCGCAAACGAAAGCCAATCTCCGCTAATGCAACGACCCGCCATCAAGAGACCATGGACATCCCGCGCGATCAGCGCCCGCAACGGGATGTCGTAGGGAATGACCTTCTGCGTCTTTAGACCCTTGCCCTTCTTGGGATCGCTGGAGTGGACATCCACATTGAAGCGCACACGACAAATGGCGTCCTCGTGCCGCTTGCCCGCCATGAGGTCATCGATCGTCACTTGGTAATGCCCTGTCAGGCGTCGCCCTTCGCGCACCCCGATGTGCTCGGCCGAAGCGACCAGAAACGCGCCCTTAAACGGCGAGCCCGCGCCATTCAGGCCGTCCACCACGCGATTTAGCTCGGCTCGCCCACGCATCGTCGCCTGGCTGACTTGACGCGCATTCGTGGCGTCGACCTTGTATTCGTGGTTGACCATCAGCGCCAGCAGGTTGTCCCGCACTTGGAAGAGCGTCGGGTGGCCATAGCTGGTTTCGATGTTCAGTTTGCGCAGCGTCTCGTGAAAGCGCGGATAGGCGTCGAGGTGGTTGTATTGCCCGCCGAAGAACGACACCTGGTCGCTCACTGCCGCCAAGTCCGGCACAGCAAACATGCCCATATAAGTCATCGGCTGCAGCGCGCCATTTTCCTCGGAGCCCATCTGGAAGGCATTGCCCGCCAGTGCGCCCAGATCACCGTCACCCGTGCAGTCAATAAACACCTTAGCGCGCCAGGCTTCGCGGCCGGATTTCGACTCCGTCACCACCGCCTCCAGCGCGCGCTCCTGGTTAACCGACGCCGCAACGACCCGCGTATGTAGGAGCACGTCGATACCGGCCTCCAGGCACATTTCGTCCAGCACGGCCTTCATCGATTCGACGTCGTAGGTGAAGTTTGTCATCGTCTCCCCATTGGCGAAGACGTACGCGCGGCGCTTGCCCAGGCGTTCCAGAATCTCACCGCCGAGGTCGGTTTTCTCGATATCAAAGACCCAGGTGAGAATACCCGCGGTCCACACACCCCCGAGGCAACCGTTGGACTCAATTAAAAGCACCTTGGCCCCTTGCCGGGCGGCGGCGACTGCCGCGGGCACACCAGCCGGCCCGGCGCCCGCAACGATGACGTCGTATTGGCCGGAAAAGGGCGTTTCTAAAGATTCTTTTAAGACGGGGGATACAGGGGTCTTCATTAAAAAGCAAAAATAGCCTAATTATTTTAGGCATTCAAGCTCCGAATGCCAATACGATCTAAAACCTCAATTCCGGATTATATCTTCAATTTATAATATTCTTGATTAACCATCCATTCTAAGGAATAACCTAATTTTATTAGGCAACCCATCATCACACCTCGAAGAAAGCATACCATGAAATACAAACTCACCCTACCCGCAACTTTCTCCATGCTGGCCGCGTCGATCTCCGCCCAGGCAACGGTCCTCGCCTATGAGGGCTTTGCGACAGACGCCAGTGGCTCCGGCACGAACTACGCTGAAAATGCCAACCTTGAAGGTGTTGACCAAACCCGTACCGGTTTCCAAAGCGCCTGGTTCAACGACTCCAACCAAACCTCAACCCGCAACGTGCGCGCGGAACTAGGCAACCTGACCTACGACGGCTTCCTGACCGGCACCCCCGGCGTGGGCGTCCCTTTCAACGATGGAACCGTGCAATCCACTTCTGTGCTCGGGCGCAGTCTCGACATCAGTAACGCGGCCGTGACGGATGGTTACTACGTCGCGCTGCTCATTGACTTCCAGGGCTCCGAGGGCGGTTTCACATTTTCAGGCGCATCTTCCGCCAACTCCTTTGTCCGCAATGGCGGCAATGTCTCCTGGTCGCCAGCGGGTGGATCAGCCACTGGAGGATTCACCGACACAGCGGCCAATCTGGGCATTAGTGACAGCCAGCCCAACTTGATCGTGGTTAAATACACCACGGATCAAGTCGGAGCCCCCAGTACGATTTACTCGCGCTGGAATCTGTGGATCAATCCCGATCTAACCGACGGCGAGCTGGGCACCGTGACCGCCACCGGCATGGGCATCGGCCTCTACAACGGTTCCTCCATCGAGGCCCCCAGCTCGTTCGGCATCAGTAATGCACGCATCAACAGCGGCTCATTCACCTACGTGGACGAAGTTTATTTCACCACAGAAGTCGCGGACTTCGTCCCCGAACCCGCAACCTACTTTCTAGTTGGCCTCACGGGTGCCGCGGCGCTCCTGATCCGACGCCGTCGATCGTAAGCCAGCGGTGCGTTTTTTGAGGCGCGGCAGGCAGCGTAACCGCCGCGCTTTTTCATGCCTGGCGCTCCCGGCCATCTCTGTCGTTTCAAATAAAAGCTTGTGAAACCAACCCACCCGTCCCGATGATCCGCAATGTGCCGAAAAAGCCCAAAGTGACGCTATCGGATGTCGCCAAAGAATCCGGCTATTCGACCTACACCGTCTCGTCCGTGATCAATGACAAGGGCGACATCGGTGCCGAAGCAACGGAGCGCGTGCTGGCGGCCGCCAAGCGCCTGGGTTACGGATACTATGGCACGCATGCCCGGCAGTTAGCGGTGCATTCCATTGGCATGGTTTTGCCCGATCCCGACTGCCTGCACGACGGCTTTTACAGCCGCGGCCTGTCTACTTTTCGCAAAGCGGCCTCCAACGCCGGCTACGACTGCAAGCTCTACACCGAAGCGGATTTCCTCGTAAAAAAGCTTCGCGAGCCGATCGCCGGGAACCACCCCCCGGCGCTCGACATGGAAGCCCTGGGCTGCAAAGGCCTCATCTTCTACTGCCCCTGGCTCGACTACGAATACACCGTGGCCAATTGCCTCAGCAAGGGCGTTGCAGTCGCGCTGATCCGCCGCAACATGGCGACCATGCCGGGGCTTTTCCTCGCGCTGGATCACGATGAAAATGGCATGCAGGCCCTCTTGGATTACCACGTAGGCCAGCACCGCAACCACCGCCTCGCCTTCGTTTACACCGGCGATATTCAACGCACTTTCGTGGACCGTCGCTACTTGGCCTTTACCGAATATTGCCAGACTCATCCTGCCGTTTCCGCCAGCATTAAGCTGCCAGAGATCGCCAAGAAAATCGACATCAAGGCGCTGGTTGACTTCATCCGCCAAGGAACCAAGCAGGGACAAACCTGCTCCGTTAGCTGCGCGACGGACGCTATTGCCAACCGCGTGATGACGCTGCTCTTCCAGCACGGCTTCCGCATCCCCGAGGACGTCCGCGTAACAGGCTATAACAACGACCCCATTGCCAGTGAGCTTTCACCTAGCCTCACCACGATGGAAATTCCCGTGGAGCGGATGGTTAAGGCAGCCTGCGATTACATCATCCAAAGTAGTAACGGTCTGCCCCCAACAAAATCCCGGCGTTTTAGCCATAAGCTGATTCAGCGCGACTCAGCATAGGCACCGCCTGCGCTTACGCCCGCCGCAGCGTGTGGAGCGTAATTTCTGGTCGGCAGTTAAAGCGCGCCGCCAAGCCACTGGCCCCCGCCCCGCGCGAAGTGTAGCCGTGCATGGCCCCAATTTGCCAAGCGCCTTTGAGGCGTTCACGCGGGCAGTCGGCATGCGTCACCAGCGCCCTCCCGCCCGGCAAACACATTTGCCCGCCATGCGTATGGCCGCAGAGCATGGCGTCGACGCGGCCACTCGCCGCCGCCTTTTCTGCAAAGGCCGGAGTGTGTGCCAGTAGCAGGGTTGTCGGGCGTAAACCGGCGGTCTGCGGAACATCCCGTAACGCGTGGGCAAGGTCATCGCTCTCGAAAAAATGCGGGTCGTCCACGCCTGCGAGCCATAGCTCCTCGCCATCACGCGTCAGCTTGACCGATTCGTTGAGCAGTAACCGGTGACCGGTGGACTCCAAATCCGCCACAAAGCCCAGCGAATCATGGTTACCTAAAATACCATAGTGCGGCACCGGGACCGCCGCATGGATCTTGCGTATCGGCTGAAACGCGGTGGACCACTTCCGGTGAGCGATCACGTAATCGCCGGTGTTCACGCAGAGATCGCACTCGACGGATTCCACAATCGCGAGCACGGCGGGCGTTAGCAATTCTGGTCGCAGATCGATGTGCAAATCCGCCAAATGCAGCACCCGATAGCCGTCGAAAGCGGTCGGCAGATTGGCGATTGGCATTTCCCGGCGGACTAGTTCGATATCGTGGAAGTTCGCCAGCCCACGCTGCATGAGCCCGGTCATATTCAGGCTAAAGCGCATCAGCCGATGCAGGATACGGCTACGGCGCTGGCGAGAGCTTTGTCGGCTGTTGGGCCGTTTACTTTCAGTCTCCACCGCAAAGCGACGCGCGAAGGCCGCCTGCCCCATGCGCTCTGCGTATCGCGTCAATGCCGCATCCTGTCGCTCATCGCTTATCATCCCGGTTGTCAGGAATCATCCGGCGGGCCGATGCCCACGCAACCGAAAAAGCCGCCTCCTAAATCGCAATGACTCGACTTTACAGCGCGCCTTTGCCGTGCCAAGGTGCCGGTATGGAAAACTCCCCCGCAGATGCACATTTTGACTCGATTGACAGCGCGCTGGCCGACGTCGCCAATGGCGTGCCCGTGATCGTGACCGACGACGAGTCCCGCGAAAACGAGGGAGACCTAGTCATTGCCGCCGCCAAGGCTACGCCGGAAAACATCAACATGATGATCCGCCACGCCCGCGGCCTGATCTGCGTGCCCACCATCGCCCCGCAGTTGCGCCGCCTCGGCATCCAGCGCATGGTGGCGGAAAACCGCGAATCGCACGGCACGGACTTCACCGTGAGCGTCGACGCCTCCGAGGGCATCACCACCGGCATCAGCGCTTACGACCGCTGCGCAACGATTAAGATTCTCGCCGATCCCAAGGCAACCTCCGACATGCTCGTGCAGCCCGGTCACGTCTTCCCACTCCAGGCGCGCCCGGGGGGCGTGCTCCAACGAGCTGGCCATACCGAGGCCGCCGTCGATCTGGCTCAACTGGCCGGCCTGCACCCCAGCGGCGTCATCTGCGAGATTCTTAATGAAGACGGCTCCCTGGCCCGCGTGCCCGACCTGATCGAATTTAAAAAAGAGCACGGGCTGAAGATGGTCTCCATCGCCCAGCTCATCCACTACCGGCACCAGCGGGACAAGCTCGTGGAGCGCGTTGCCCAGACGCAATTTGACAGCGAATACGGCGTCTTTGACCTGCATGTGTTCCGCAGCATGCTCGACGACCGCCAGCACATCGCGCTGACCCTCGGCAAGCTCGGCCCGGAGCCGACCCTCGTCCGCGTCCACAGTGAAAACCTGCTCGGCGATCTCTTTCGCGGCAAGGGCATGGGCGGTTTCAACTCGCTCAACTGCTCACTGGAGCGCATTGCCAACGAAGGCCATGGCGTGGTCGTTTACCTGGAGCAGCCCGGTGGCGGCGTAAAGGTGGAATCCGAGGCCGGCCAACTGGCCGTCCAGCGTCGCGGCATGGACTTCCGGGACTACGGTATCGGCGCGCAAATCCTTTCCGAGCTGGGCTTGGAAAAGATCCGTTTGCTCTCCTCAAGCGGCAAGCCACGCGTCGTCGCGCTCGACGGCTACGACTTGGAAATTGTCGAAATGGTCGGGCTCTAAAGAGCCTTCCCAAGCGGCCTACCGACGGCGGCGTACGTAAGTGATGCCCAACACTGCAACACCTAGCAGCATCGCGTAGGTCGAGGGCTCGGGAACGGGCGTCACGGTCAAGCGCGCAGCGGCCAAACCGGCCCAACCGCCTGAGCTGGCGTCATTCACGCGGACATCGAGCGTGCCAGCCCCACCAACGGTCAATCCGCCCATATTCATGTAGCGCGCGGCATCATTACCATCCTGTACTGCGCGGAAAACCTCGGTCTGCGTGTTGTTGCCTACCCAGTAGGTAGCAGAGGTGGCCGTGCCATCCTTTTCCAATACATTCAGCCCAAACCAGGATGTGCCGCCATCGAGAGAATACTCATAAAAGCCTTCGGAATTCGACGTGCTATTGCGCGACATCCACAGGTCAATATCTACCGTATCGCCCGGTGTCAGATTACCAAAAGTGATGGTAAAATCCGTGTCCGCACTGGTGCTGGTAAAGAAGTAGTCCGCAGCGGCGGCGGTATTGGCCAAAGAGCCATCCGTCGTCACCCACGAAGGGCCACCAGTGGCGTTATTAAAGGTGTTCGCATTACCATTGGTGGAGTCCGTCATCGTCCCCGAGTGGTTGAGCGTCAACCCCATGCCGGTGGAGCCAGTTGTATCCGAGATTAGGCTGCCATTCACACCGCTGGGAGCCGTGTAGGCATTCCACGCACTGGCACCGCCAGGGTAGCCGTTGGAGTTGGCCACGTTGTTAAAATCGATGAGGAACACATCTGCTTGGGCCGAAGCAGACAGCAAGGCAACGCTCACCAGAGAAACGGAAAAGAGCTTGGTGTAGGGCATAAAGTTACCCTACTTTTTCCAAACATCGCTGTAAAGTGCATTCAAGGTAGAATTTTACAACGGTGCGTCGTGCCGTGCGGAGGCTGATTTTCTTATCGCCAAAGCAAACATCGATGCCCACTGTCACCCCTTGCCCAATTGCCAGAATCATGAGCGAGCACCAAGCACAGTTTGAGGACCTGGACGCCAGCGACCTGTATTTTTCCATCATCGCAGCCCGTTACAACGGTGAGCTGATCGATGTGCTCATCCAGCGCGCCGTCGATACACTCGTTGAGCACGGAGCGAACCCGGAAAATATCGACATCAACCGCGTTCCCGGGTCCAACGAAATCCCGTATCTCGCCGGCATGCACGGCCTCACGGGGCAGTATGACTGCATCATTGGCCTCGGCGTCATCATCAAGGGCGGCACCGCGCATGACGAAGTCATTGCGCACTCCACGGCCAACGCCCTGCACACCGCCGCCATGAGCGCCGAAACGCCGATCATCAACGGCATCATCACCGCCAACACCGAGGAACAAGCCGTCGAACGCATCAAAGGCCCGATGGACCGCGGAGCCGAGTTTGCCCGCGCGGCGATTGAGATGGCCCGCCACAAACTGGAAGTCGTCGAGACCCTTGACGAGTTGGAGCAAGCCGAGTTCATCGAGGATTTTTCCATCGAGGACGACGATGATGACGACGACCTGAAACGACTTTTCCGCAAAAACTAGTTTTTACCGACCATGAGCGACCAGCCTTCCAGCAAGCCGCCCAGCGCCCGCCGCCAAAACCGCGTCGCCGCGATGCAGTTCCTATACATGTGCGAGTCCAACGACCCGCAAAACCTCGGCCAGGCCCTACGCCTGTTTTTCGAAAATCAGGAGAAGGAGCGCGACTTTTACTCCTTCGGCGAAGAGCTCGCCGCCGAGGCCTGGGAAAAACACGAGGATGTCGACAAGATCATCCGCGAATACGCGCTGAACTGGAAGTTTGACCGCATTGCCAAGGTCGATCTGGCCATCCTGCGCCTGGCGATTTTTGAGCTGGTTTACCGCCTGGACATCCCGCCGATCGTCACGATCAACGAGGCTATCGACCTAGCCAAGGAATACTCCGAGCCAGAGGCCCGCCGCTTCATCAACGGCATCCTCGACCGCTTCAAGGAAACGCTCCAACGCCCGCTGCGCTCCGCCGCAACGAAGTAGAAGCAAGCTGCCATGGCGATGAAATCGTTCCTCAGCCGATTCAACGAAGGCCTCAAGCGCACGACGCCCACCTTTTACAAGGCGTTCGGTAAAGTCGGTGGCGTGTTCAGCGGCAAAAAGCTGGATGACGACGCCATCGATGAGCTCGAAGAGGCCCTCTACGGCGCGGACTTCGGCGTCGAAACGGCGACCGAGATCATGGACGAAATTCAGGCCGCCTACAAGAAGGACAAGTCCCTTCGCGGGCAGGACGCCGCCGCGATCGGTGCCTCCGTGCTGCGCCGCGTGCTTGATGGCGCCGAGCCGCCGGAAAACTTTCTCAGTGGTGCCAAGCCAGAGGTGATCTGCCTGATCGGCGTCAATGGCTCCGGCAAAACGACCACCACCGCCAAGCTCGGCTGGCGCTTTACCGAGAATGGCCAGGGCGTCGTCCTCGGCGCGTGCGACACCTTCCGCGCCGCCGCCAATGAGCAGATCAAATCCTGGGCTGACCGCCTGAATCTGGACCTCATTACGAGCCATCACGGGGCCGACTCCGCCGCCGTCGCTTTCGATGCATGGCAGGCCGCCAAGTCCCGCGACCGCGAAGTGCTGATCCTCGACACCGCAGGCCGACTCCACACCAAAGGCAACCTGATGGAGGAGCTGAAGAAGATTCGCCGCGTCCTCCAAAAGAACGACGAGACAGCGCCGCACCACAGCTGGCTCGTGCTCGACGGCTCCATTGGCTCCAACTCCATCGAGCAGGCACGCAAGTTTCACGAAGCCTTCGGTCTGACGGGCCTGATCATCACCAAGCTCGACGGCACCAGCCGCGGCGGTGCGCTGGTCGGCATCTACCGCGAGCTCAAGCTGCCGATCTATTTCGTGGGCCTCGGCGAGCAAAAGGAAGACCTCCAGCCGTTCAGCGTCGATAACTACGTCAACGCGATCTTCGGGCTGGTGTAGCCGTAGCGTAGGCGTCCCGCCTGTGCGCTACTAAACGATTTCGAATAGTCGGAATGTTCACAGGCGAGACGCCTGTGCTACGAAATCTCCTTCGTGAGTTGCCACGGAATGACGCACGGGTATTTTATTGGCATGGCAACTGATTATCTCCGCATCGCAATCGTCACCGGCGCAACCTCCGGCATTGGCGAGGCAACCGCAAAAGCATTTGTCGAGGCTGGCTACGGCGTCGTCGGCACAGGCCGCACGGCGGACAAGCTGACCGCGCTTGAGAACGAGCTCGGCTCCAGCTTTGTCGGGCTCGCGGGCGATGGTGCTGACCCAGAGTTGATCGACGGCCTCTTCGCGCTGGCCAAGGAGAAATTTGGCCGCGACGCGGACGCCGTGATCGTCAACGCCGGTCGCGGTTTGGGCGGTTCGGTGAAGGATGCCGATCTGTCCGAGTTCGAGGACATGATACGCATCAACGTTACCGGAGCGATTCGCATCATGCAGAAGGCGGCGCAGCTCATGGCCGAGCGACAGAAGGAACATTTCCCGAAAAAAGCGGCAGACATCGTGGTGATCGGCTCCGTGGTCGGCCGACAGGTTTCACCGTTCAGCGCGGTCTATGGCGGGTCGAAGTTTGCCCTACACTCGATGGCCGAGGGCCTCCGCCGCGAGGTCGGCCCACTGGGCGTGCGCGTGACAACCGTAGCGCCAGGCATCGTGATCAGTGGTTTTCAGGAAGTAGCCGGCTACAGCGATGACATGCTCAAGAACTTCGAGAAAAAGTTTTCTCCCATGCTCGTGGGCAAGGACATCGCCGACGCGATCCAGCATGTCGTCTCACTGCCGCCCCACGTTCACATGAGCGACATCGTGGTCCGCCCGACGCGTCAGGACTACCCGTAACCTACAGCCCCGCGCGCTTTAGCGCAGCGAGCGTCCACTGGTATTCCGCGATGATCTGCTGATCGACGTTATTCTTGTGCAGGGCCTTGGGCAGCACGTCCCACGTGTAGGTTTCCATTTCCAGATGGCGACACAGCCCCGGGTGCGCGGCCAGCCAAGCCAGCGTTCCCTCCAAATGATCGCGGGTCGACTTGAGCGGTGCGGCTGGCTCTTCGCTCAGCGGGATGTGAAAATGCACGCGCCACTCCTCGCCAATATCATCCGACTTTTCGGCAATCTCCAGCGCTTCCGGGAGGTCCTTCAGCCGGCGCAACTCATCACCGCATTTGATAATTACCTGATGTAGATACGTGTCCTCGTTAAAGGCGCGCAAGGTCTCCCATGCCCCCTTGCGCGGGTCGATTCTCAACGCTGAGCTCAGGTGAATTTTGCTCAGGCGGATGTTGGCATCGGCCAGGCGATTCAACGCGTCGGCGGGCTGCTCGTATTCAACCGCCAGATGGCAGGTGTCGTAATTAACGCCCACGTAAGGCTGCATCCAGTCGCCATGGCTATCCCACAGCGCAAGCATGAAGTCTACTGTTTCGGCCGAGGTCTCAAACAGCCCGAGCGGCTCCGGCTCCAACCCAAGGTGCAAATCCTTGCCAACGCGGTGCGCGAGGTCGGCCACGTGACGCGCGCAGTTGGTGAGGTTGCGGCGCATCGCACGCAGGTCTTCCGTTTGCAAATCGAACTCTTTGAACGAGCCCGGCAAAGTGCTCACACTCCCCTCACTCACATCGTCGGGCAGCAGCTCGGCAAGGATGTCGAAAAGGCGGTTGGTGTAGTCCATGCGCTCGGTGGTCGACCAGTCCGGGCGATAGACATTCTCCTTCACCCGCGCACCATGAAAGTCGCCATACGGGAATCCGTTAATCGTAAAGACATACGCATCGACCTCGTCCAACCAGTGACGAAATGCAGTCATCGCTGTGCCGCTTAGCTCATTGGCCGCGCGCGCGCTCAAGCGCAAACCAATGCCATAACGATCATCCGGCGAAACGGCTTTCTTGATGACCGGCACGTGCTGCTTGAGCTGCGCAAAAGTTTCGTCCCACGACTCCGCTGCATGGATGTTCGTGCAATAGCCAAGGTGCCTGTCGTCGCCGATGTCCATTACTCAGTCACGTTGAACTTATCGCACTGGCTCAGGAACCGGCAAGGGTTCTTAAACAGAAAGTCATCCAGCTCCGCCTCACTGAAGCCACGTGCGCGCAGTTCCATCGCCAGCTTCGGCACGGCCAGCGGATCACTGGGGCCCCAGTCGCATGCGGAGTTCACCCACAGCCGCTCGCGGCCGTGCATTTCCAGGATGTCCGCCGCCCTCGCCGGTGTGCACTTTGACACCGGGTAAAGCGTGATACCGGCCCAAAATCCGGCGTCCAACACCTCGCGCACCGTATGCTCCTCCACGTGATCAATGATCACGCGCTCAGGCTTGATCCGCGAGTCACTTTGCAATGCTGAGAGAATCAGGCGCGTGCCCTTCAATTTGTCTTCCAAATGCGGCGTGTGCACGAGGATCAACTGATCATGCTGCGCTGCCAAGTCGATATGCTCTTCGAGAATCCGCAGTTCGCTGCGCGTATTTTTATTGAGCCCGATCTCGCCAATGCCGAGCACGTTGTCCTTCGGTAAAAACTCCGGAATCAGCGCCATTACCTCGCGCGCAAAGCCGACATCTTCCGCTTCCTTCGGGTTGATGCACAGCCAGCAAAAATGCGGCAGGTGATACTTCGCGGCGCGGCGCGGCTCATACTCCGTCAGTTGCAAATAGTAGTCGTAAAATCCCTGCGGAGACGAGCGGTCGAAGCCCGCCCAAAACGCCGGCTCGCACACCGCGCGGCAACCGGCCAACACGAGGCGCTCGTAATCATCGGTGACACGGCTCACCATGTGCGCATGTGGTTCGATGTATCGCATGACAGCTTACCCTTTCGGCTCCCAAGCACCAGCCGCTGGCTTGCCCGCCTGCGGTGCCGGTTCACTGGTGGGATCACTCATCGCGCGTAAGAAAGCTTCGGCACGGCCAACTTGCTTTGCATCACAAAGTTCACGCATGGCCTGCTTAAGCGCGGCGACCCGGTAGTCATCCGCGCGGCCATAACGCTCGGCGCGATCGAGAAACGCCGCCACTTCGAGCAGCTTGCCCCGAGCCTCCAGGAAGCCTCGATCCACGATGTCGTCTGGTGCCGGCATGTTAGAGGTCCGGGTAGATTTTGTTGAGCGCGAGCAGCGTATAGGCCGTGACCAAATTAGGGTCCTGTTCCATCCAGCGCCCATTGGCATTTTGCCAACTGCCGTCTTCCTTTTGAATTTCGAGCAATCGCACGGTCAGCGCTTCACGCCAATTCACGGGACCCTGGGTCTGGGTGTCCAGTGTGGTGATGCCCGCGGCATCCAAGCCAATGCCCATCGTCATGTAATAATAAAATAAGCCCTGCTGATCCATGCCGGGATTTTCGGTAAGCGTAAAATGCTCCTGCAACCACTCCAACACTCCCAGCACGCGCGGGTCGTCCTGCGACAAGTCAGCATAGGTGTAGCTCATCAGGC from Cerasicoccus sp. TK19100 includes the following:
- the ribB gene encoding 3,4-dihydroxy-2-butanone-4-phosphate synthase, yielding MTRLYSAPLPCQGAGMENSPADAHFDSIDSALADVANGVPVIVTDDESRENEGDLVIAAAKATPENINMMIRHARGLICVPTIAPQLRRLGIQRMVAENRESHGTDFTVSVDASEGITTGISAYDRCATIKILADPKATSDMLVQPGHVFPLQARPGGVLQRAGHTEAAVDLAQLAGLHPSGVICEILNEDGSLARVPDLIEFKKEHGLKMVSIAQLIHYRHQRDKLVERVAQTQFDSEYGVFDLHVFRSMLDDRQHIALTLGKLGPEPTLVRVHSENLLGDLFRGKGMGGFNSLNCSLERIANEGHGVVVYLEQPGGGVKVESEAGQLAVQRRGMDFRDYGIGAQILSELGLEKIRLLSSSGKPRVVALDGYDLEIVEMVGL
- a CDS encoding PEP-CTERM sorting domain-containing protein, whose protein sequence is MKYKLTLPATFSMLAASISAQATVLAYEGFATDASGSGTNYAENANLEGVDQTRTGFQSAWFNDSNQTSTRNVRAELGNLTYDGFLTGTPGVGVPFNDGTVQSTSVLGRSLDISNAAVTDGYYVALLIDFQGSEGGFTFSGASSANSFVRNGGNVSWSPAGGSATGGFTDTAANLGISDSQPNLIVVKYTTDQVGAPSTIYSRWNLWINPDLTDGELGTVTATGMGIGLYNGSSIEAPSSFGISNARINSGSFTYVDEVYFTTEVADFVPEPATYFLVGLTGAAALLIRRRRS
- a CDS encoding PEP-CTERM sorting domain-containing protein, which gives rise to MPYTKLFSVSLVSVALLSASAQADVFLIDFNNVANSNGYPGGASAWNAYTAPSGVNGSLISDTTGSTGMGLTLNHSGTMTDSTNGNANTFNNATGGPSWVTTDGSLANTAAAADYFFTSTSADTDFTITFGNLTPGDTVDIDLWMSRNSTSNSEGFYEYSLDGGTSWFGLNVLEKDGTATSATYWVGNNTQTEVFRAVQDGNDAARYMNMGGLTVGGAGTLDVRVNDASSGGWAGLAAARLTVTPVPEPSTYAMLLGVAVLGITYVRRRR
- the ribH gene encoding 6,7-dimethyl-8-ribityllumazine synthase; its protein translation is MSEHQAQFEDLDASDLYFSIIAARYNGELIDVLIQRAVDTLVEHGANPENIDINRVPGSNEIPYLAGMHGLTGQYDCIIGLGVIIKGGTAHDEVIAHSTANALHTAAMSAETPIINGIITANTEEQAVERIKGPMDRGAEFARAAIEMARHKLEVVETLDELEQAEFIEDFSIEDDDDDDDLKRLFRKN
- a CDS encoding metallophosphoesterase, whose translation is MISDERQDAALTRYAERMGQAAFARRFAVETESKRPNSRQSSRQRRSRILHRLMRFSLNMTGLMQRGLANFHDIELVRREMPIANLPTAFDGYRVLHLADLHIDLRPELLTPAVLAIVESVECDLCVNTGDYVIAHRKWSTAFQPIRKIHAAVPVPHYGILGNHDSLGFVADLESTGHRLLLNESVKLTRDGEELWLAGVDDPHFFESDDLAHALRDVPQTAGLRPTTLLLAHTPAFAEKAAASGRVDAMLCGHTHGGQMCLPGGRALVTHADCPRERLKGAWQIGAMHGYTSRGAGASGLAARFNCRPEITLHTLRRA
- a CDS encoding LacI family DNA-binding transcriptional regulator; protein product: MIRNVPKKPKVTLSDVAKESGYSTYTVSSVINDKGDIGAEATERVLAAAKRLGYGYYGTHARQLAVHSIGMVLPDPDCLHDGFYSRGLSTFRKAASNAGYDCKLYTEADFLVKKLREPIAGNHPPALDMEALGCKGLIFYCPWLDYEYTVANCLSKGVAVALIRRNMATMPGLFLALDHDENGMQALLDYHVGQHRNHRLAFVYTGDIQRTFVDRRYLAFTEYCQTHPAVSASIKLPEIAKKIDIKALVDFIRQGTKQGQTCSVSCATDAIANRVMTLLFQHGFRIPEDVRVTGYNNDPIASELSPSLTTMEIPVERMVKAACDYIIQSSNGLPPTKSRRFSHKLIQRDSA
- a CDS encoding FAD-dependent oxidoreductase, producing MKTPVSPVLKESLETPFSGQYDVIVAGAGPAGVPAAVAAARQGAKVLLIESNGCLGGVWTAGILTWVFDIEKTDLGGEILERLGKRRAYVFANGETMTNFTYDVESMKAVLDEMCLEAGIDVLLHTRVVAASVNQERALEAVVTESKSGREAWRAKVFIDCTGDGDLGALAGNAFQMGSEENGALQPMTYMGMFAVPDLAAVSDQVSFFGGQYNHLDAYPRFHETLRKLNIETSYGHPTLFQVRDNLLALMVNHEYKVDATNARQVSQATMRGRAELNRVVDGLNGAGSPFKGAFLVASAEHIGVREGRRLTGHYQVTIDDLMAGKRHEDAICRVRFNVDVHSSDPKKGKGLKTQKVIPYDIPLRALIARDVHGLLMAGRCISGDWLSFASYRVTGEAVTMGEAAGLAAALSAKMGVHPHELPWGALAGVLPVLPTE
- a CDS encoding hydroxyacid dehydrogenase codes for the protein MQQAVITGVDNRIDVVYGPQECAMLEERFSITKARRVNRIPPPASEFAEADYIFGTWGMPVLDADFLAQTPNLKAVFYAAGSVKAFTTGAFWESGIRLFSAWGANALPVAEFTFAQVIMCLKHAYQPIRSTWFNHTHTYETYDRDNVPGTFGTTVGLLSLGQIGRLVVERLRTLDVNVIAYDPFIKPEDARALGVKICSLEEVFAKADVVSCHTPWLPETVKMLKREHFAAMKPGASFINTARGAVVDEDGLISVLKERPDITAVLDVTYPEPAEAGSPFYTLPNVVLTPHIAGSINGECRRMAHYMIAEYDRMISGQPVKWELNHKLAQTMA